The following are encoded together in the Mus musculus strain NOD/MrkTac chromosome 17 genomic contig, GRCm38.p6 alternate locus group NOD/MrkTac MMCHR17_NOD_IDD1 genome:
- the Ly6g6e gene encoding lymphocyte antigen 6G6e precursor, protein MGPSSAFLGVLFLSGTLGLTTSPARGRLRCYTCSFAKPCDPVPRECREDEVCGVSVGTSEQKEEEVIERKGCLPRAQCPLLGHATYWSRSYSLRHQCCEQDLCNAAASQPPPNLPLMTLLPLAAMIGWGVHDFL, encoded by the exons ATGGGCCCGTCCAGCGCCTTCCTTGGCGTCCTGTTCCTCTCGGGGACACTGG GTCTCACCACTTCCCCAGCCAGAGGACGGCTCCGCTGTTACACCTGCAGCTTTGCCAAGCCCTGCGACCCTGTTCCCAGGGAGTGTCGAGAGGACGAGGTGTGTGGTGTCAGTGTTGGCACCTCAG AGCAAAAGGAGGAGGAAGTCATTGAGCGGAAAGGCTGCCTCCCCAGAGCCCAGTGCCCTCTGCTGGGCCATGCGACCTACTGGTCACGGTCCTACTCTCTCCGGCACCAGTGCTGTGAGCAGGACCTATGCAATGCTGCCGCCTCACAGCCACCCCCCAACCTTCCCCTCATGACTCTGCTACCCCTTGCAGCCATGATCGGCTGGGGAGTACATGACTTCCTCTAG
- the Ly6g6f gene encoding lymphocyte antigen 6 complex locus protein G6f precursor — protein sequence MAVVVFLLFLCGHSQAVADSIQTIYVASGESVEMPCPSPPSLLGGQLLTWFRSPVAGSSTILVAQVQVDKPVSDLRKPEPDSRYKLFGNYSLWLEGSRDEDAGRYWCTVMDQNHKYQNWRVYDVSVLKGSQFSVKSPDGPSCAALLCSVVPARRLDSVTWLEGRNTVRGHAQYFWGEGAALLLVCPTEGLPETRARRPRNIRCLLPQNKRFSFSLAAASAEPSPTVCATLPSWDVPWILVLLFTAGQGVTIIALSIVLWRRRRAQGSRDREPSVPHFKPEVQVYENIHLARLSPPNHKTR from the exons ATGGCAGTTGTAGTATTCCTCCTGTTCTTATGTGGGCACTCCCAGGCTGTTGCAG ACAGCATCCAGACCATCTACGTAGCCTCCGGGGAGTCAGTGGAGATGCCGTGTCCCTCACCTCCCTCCCTACTTGGGGGCCAGCTTTTAACCTGGTTCCGCAGCCCTGTAGCAGGCTCCTCCACCATCTTGGTGGCTCAGGTCCAAGTAGACAAGCCAGTCTCAGACCTTCGGAAACCCGAACCCGATTCCAGGTACAAACTCTTCGGAAATTATTCCTTATGGCTGGAGGGGTCCAGAGATGAAGACGCTGGACGGTACTGGTGTACTGTGATGGATCAGAACCACAAGTACCAGAACTGGAGGGTGTATGACGTCTCTGTGCTTAAAG GATCCCAGTTCTCTGTGAAGTCTCCAGATGGCCCCTCTTGCGCTGCCCTCCTGTGCTCTGTGGTCCCTGCCAGGCGTCTGGACTCTGTGACCTGGCTAGAGGGAAGGAATACCGTGAGAGGACATGCTCAGTACTTCTGGGGAGAAGGGGCTGCCCTGCTCTTGGTGTGTCCCACAGAGGGGCTTCCTGAGACCAGGGCCCGTAGGCCAAGGAATATCCGCTGCCTTTTGCCTCAGAACAAAAGATTCAGCTTTAGCCTGGCAG CAGCTTCCGCGGAACCCTCCCCTACTGTTTGTGCCACTCTCCCGAGCTGGGACGTGCCCTGGATACTGGTGCTGTTGTTCACAGCAGGCCAAGGGGTCACCATCATAGCCCTCAGCATAGTGCTCTGGAGGCGGCGGAGGGCCCAGGGGTCTCGGGACAGAG AACCCTCAGTTCCTCATTTCAAGCCTGAAGTCCAGGTCTATGAGAACATCCACTTGGCCCGCCTTAG CCCACCTAACCACAAGACCAGGTGA